AAGACTGTAAGAACCAGTGGAACGAGCATGCATCTTGTCATCAACCAAGTGGTTGAGTTTGAGCATATACATATAGCCCACAGTAACCGGACGCAAGAATGCATCACCTGTTCGACCATCAAACAACGTCATCTGGCCAGAGTCAGGCATATCCGCTAATCGCAGTAGCTCTTTGATTTCACTTTCCGCTGCACCATCAAAAGCACGGGTAGCCATAGGCACACCGCCCTTCAGGTTCTCAGCCAACTCAAGTAGCTCAGCGTCGGTGAAAGTATCCAGAGCTTCTTTTTTATAGGACTCACCAATATCGTTATAAACTTTGCCAAGCAAATCACGCAACTTAACAACAGCATTTTGCTGCTCCAGCATATTGCCGATCTTGCGACCCAAACCTTTGGAAGCCAACCCTAGGTGAGTCTCCAAGATCTGACCAACATTCATTCGCGAAGGCACGCCGAGCGGGTTAAGAACGATATCGATGGGATCGCCGTTTTCATCATAAGGCATATCTTCTACCGGCATGATCACCGAGATAACACCTTTGTTTCCGTGACGACCAGCCATCTTGTCACCAGGCTGAATACGACGCTTGATAGCAAGATAAACCTTAACAATCTTCAGTACACCAGGCGCCAGATCATCACCGGTTTCCAGCTTGCGCTTCTTATCTTCAAAGCGCTCGTCCAGATCTTTCCGGCGCTCAGCTAATTGCTGCTCAGCTGCGTCCAACTGTTCGTTAAGCACATCGTCAGCCATACGAACCTTGAACCAGTCATCTTTTTCCAGCTCGTCCAGCATTTCGTCGGTAACATCAGCACCTCTCTTAACGACCATGCCGCCTGAAGCCTTTTGTCCAACCAGCGCAGTACGCAAACGCGCGTATGTGGCGCCCTCAACGATGCGGTACTCTTCGTTCAAATCCTTGCGAACCTGATCGAGCTGAGACTTTTCGATTTCAAGAGAGCGCTGGTCTTTTTCCAAACCATCACGCGTAAATACCTGAACATCAATAACGGTACCCTTCACGGAGGAAGGTACGCGCTGAGAGGTATCCTTAACATCGGACGCTTTTTCACCGAAGATCGCACGCAGCAGCTTTTCTTCTGGAGTCAGCTGGGTTTCACCCTTAGGGGTAACCTTGCCCACCAGAATATCGCCCGCAACAACTTCAGCGCCAACATAAACAATGCCCGACTCATCCAGCTTGGCGAGCGCGCCTTCACCTACATTGGGAATATCGGCAGTAATTTCTTCGCTACCCAACTTCGTGTCACGAGCAATACACGTCAGCTCCTGAATGTGGATAGTGGTGAAACGATCTTCCTGTACAACACGCTCGGAAACCAGAATGGAATCCTCGAAGTTGTAACCGTTCCAGGTCATAAAGGCGATACGCATATTCTGCCCAAGCGCCAACTCACCCAGATCCACGGAAGGACCATCAGCAAGAATGTCGCCACGCGCAATCGCATCCCCCGTAGACACGATTGGACGCTGATTAATACAGGTGTTCTGGTTAGAACGGGTGTATTTAGTCAAATTGTAAATATCAACACCGGCATCACCCGCTTCAGTCTCTTCGTGAGAAGCACGTACAACAATCCGGCCAGCATCAACACTCTCAATTTTTCCGCCACGCTTAGCAACAACACACACACCAGAGTCACGCGCTACGTTGCGCTCCATACCGGTTCCAACTACAGGCTTGTCGGCCTTCAGAGTAGGTACAGCCTGGCGCTGCATGTTCGAGCCCATCAATGCACGGTTCGCATCATCGTGCTCAAGGAACGGAATCAAAGATGCCGCCACCGATACAACCTGACGTGGCGAGACATCCATATACTGCACATCGGATGCTGCCTTGAGCGTAAATTCATTCTGATATCGAACGGACACAAGCTCTTCAGTCAACTCATCAGCGTCATTTGTTGCCGCAGATGCCTGCGCAATAACATACTGAGCTTCATTAATGGCGGACAGGTATTCAATATCGTCGGTAAGCTTGCCATCAACAACTTTGCGGTGTGGGCTTTCCAAAAAGCCGTAACTGTTGGTGCGAGCATAAGTAGCCAACGAGTTAATCAAACCAATGTTTGGTCCTTCAGGTGTCTCAATTGGGCACACGCGACCATAGTGTGTTGGATGAACATCTCGCACTTCAAAGCCTGCACGCTCACGGGTTAAACCCCCTGGGCCAAGCGCAGATACACGGCGCTTATGCGTAACTTCAGAAAGTGGATTGTTCTGATCCATAAACTGCGACAACTGCGAAGAGCCGAAGAACTCCTTAACAGCAGCCGCTACAGGCTTGGCGTTAATCAGATCCTGCGGCATCAAACCTTCACTTTCAGCCATTGATAAACGCTCTTTTACAGCGCGTTCAACACGAACAAGCCCCACACGGAACTGATTCTCGGCCATTTCACCAACAGAACGCACACGCCGGTTACCCAAGTGGTCGATATCATCGACAGATCCTTGGCCGTTGCGGATATGGATAAGCGTTTTAAGCACATCAACGATATCTTCACGCGACAACGTTCCCTCACCGGTCTCGGAGTCGTGCCCAAGGCGGCGATTGAATTTCATGCGGCCAACTGCAGACAAGTCGTAACGCTCTGAACTGAAAAACAAATTCTGGAAAAGCGCTTCAGCCGACTCTTTGGTAGGCGGCTCACCGGGACGCATCATTCGGTATATTTCTACCAGCGCCTCTAGCTCTGTACGAGTTGGATCTGCACGCAACGTGTCAGAAACAAACGACCCGCAATCCAGCTCATTGGTGTATAGCGTTTCGAACTCGCCAACATCGGCTTTCTGCAAACCTTCAATTACTTCTTCAGTAATTTCGGTGTTGCATTCAAACAGTACTTCACCGGTACCGGTGTCGATAATGTTTTTCGCCAAAGTTCGACCGAGCAAGTACTCGGCGGGAAGATTTAGCTCAGTAACGCCCGCTTTTTCCAGCACCCGAATATGACGGGCAGTAATCCGACGCCCGTCTTCTATAAGAACCGTGCCATCGTCATCTTTAATTTCGAAAGTGGTAACGTCACCACGCAAACGAGACGGCACAAGCTCTAGCTTGACGCCACCTTCAGTATCGAGCTTAAACTTGGACGTTTCGAAAAACATATCCAGCATTTCTTCTGCACTGTAGCCCATAGCACGCAGCAGAATAGTCGCAGGCAATTTACGGCGACGATCGATACGAACGTAAACCAAGTCTTTCGGGTCAAATTCGAAATCTAACCACGAACCGCGATATGGAATAATCCGAGCAGAGTAGAGTAGCTTACCGGAGGAGTGAGTCTTACCTTTGTCGTGCTCAAAGAATACGCCCGGTGAACGGTGTAACTGGGAAACGATAACCCTCTCGGTACCGTTAATAACAAAAGTACCGTTATCAGTCATCAATGGGATCTCTCCCATATAAACTTCTTGCTCTTTGATGTCCTTGATTGCCTTACTGGACGATTCGCGATCATAAATAATCAAGCGGACTTTCACGCGCAAAGGCACAGCATAGGTAGCGCCACGCAATACGCACTCGCTAACGTCAAATACAGGCTTGCCCAAGGAGTAACTAACATACTCAAGCGCAGCATTCCCTGAATAGCTAACGATAGGGAATACCGATTTAAAGGCGGCTTGCAGGCCGATATCCAGCCTTGCATTATCAAGCTTGTCAGCTTGGGTAAATTTTCTATAGGAATCTAACTGGATTGCCAGTAGGTACGGTACGTCCATCACGTCTGGCAGCTTGCCAAAATCCTTGCGGATACGTTTTTTCTCAGTATATGAGTAAGCCATTAGTGTTCCTCAGCTTGAGCACGGAGCTTGTTACAAAAGACTAAAAGGCCGGGTGAGCCTTTTCTTGACCGTGTTTTACATCTTACGCGCAGGTTCACCGTCGCTGGCAAACACACGCTTCGATCTTACGCAGATCGCAAACGGGAAAAGGCCAGAGGGTAAAACCCACTGACCTTGTTTCCGAAGACCTTCTCATTAGGGAAGGTCTTGAAGCTTCGCTTACTTAAGCTCAACAGACGCGCCGGCTTCTTCCAGCTGTGTCTTAGCTTCGTCGGCATCGCCTTTAGACGCTGCTTCTTTAACGGTGCTAGGAGCGCCGTCAACCATAGCCTTGGCTTCTTTCAAGCCCAGACCAGTGATTGCACGAACAGCTTTAATCACGTTAACTTTCTTCTCGCCAACGGCGGTCAGAACTACGTCAAACTCGGTTTGCTCTTCAGCAGCAGCAGCATCAGCAGCAGCGGGAGCAGCAACTGCAACAGCAGCAGCAGCCGATACGCCGAACTTTTCTTCCATAGCTTCTACAAGTTCAACTACGTCCATTACG
The Teredinibacter franksiae DNA segment above includes these coding regions:
- the rpoB gene encoding DNA-directed RNA polymerase subunit beta encodes the protein MAYSYTEKKRIRKDFGKLPDVMDVPYLLAIQLDSYRKFTQADKLDNARLDIGLQAAFKSVFPIVSYSGNAALEYVSYSLGKPVFDVSECVLRGATYAVPLRVKVRLIIYDRESSSKAIKDIKEQEVYMGEIPLMTDNGTFVINGTERVIVSQLHRSPGVFFEHDKGKTHSSGKLLYSARIIPYRGSWLDFEFDPKDLVYVRIDRRRKLPATILLRAMGYSAEEMLDMFFETSKFKLDTEGGVKLELVPSRLRGDVTTFEIKDDDGTVLIEDGRRITARHIRVLEKAGVTELNLPAEYLLGRTLAKNIIDTGTGEVLFECNTEITEEVIEGLQKADVGEFETLYTNELDCGSFVSDTLRADPTRTELEALVEIYRMMRPGEPPTKESAEALFQNLFFSSERYDLSAVGRMKFNRRLGHDSETGEGTLSREDIVDVLKTLIHIRNGQGSVDDIDHLGNRRVRSVGEMAENQFRVGLVRVERAVKERLSMAESEGLMPQDLINAKPVAAAVKEFFGSSQLSQFMDQNNPLSEVTHKRRVSALGPGGLTRERAGFEVRDVHPTHYGRVCPIETPEGPNIGLINSLATYARTNSYGFLESPHRKVVDGKLTDDIEYLSAINEAQYVIAQASAATNDADELTEELVSVRYQNEFTLKAASDVQYMDVSPRQVVSVAASLIPFLEHDDANRALMGSNMQRQAVPTLKADKPVVGTGMERNVARDSGVCVVAKRGGKIESVDAGRIVVRASHEETEAGDAGVDIYNLTKYTRSNQNTCINQRPIVSTGDAIARGDILADGPSVDLGELALGQNMRIAFMTWNGYNFEDSILVSERVVQEDRFTTIHIQELTCIARDTKLGSEEITADIPNVGEGALAKLDESGIVYVGAEVVAGDILVGKVTPKGETQLTPEEKLLRAIFGEKASDVKDTSQRVPSSVKGTVIDVQVFTRDGLEKDQRSLEIEKSQLDQVRKDLNEEYRIVEGATYARLRTALVGQKASGGMVVKRGADVTDEMLDELEKDDWFKVRMADDVLNEQLDAAEQQLAERRKDLDERFEDKKRKLETGDDLAPGVLKIVKVYLAIKRRIQPGDKMAGRHGNKGVISVIMPVEDMPYDENGDPIDIVLNPLGVPSRMNVGQILETHLGLASKGLGRKIGNMLEQQNAVVKLRDLLGKVYNDIGESYKKEALDTFTDAELLELAENLKGGVPMATRAFDGAAESEIKELLRLADMPDSGQMTLFDGRTGDAFLRPVTVGYMYMLKLNHLVDDKMHARSTGSYSLVTQQPLGGKAQFGGQRFGEMEVWALEAYGAAYTLQEMLTVKSDDVNGRTKMYKNIVDGDHRMEPGMPESFNVLVKEIRSLGINIELEQDS
- the rplL gene encoding 50S ribosomal protein L7/L12, coding for MALSKEDILNAIAEMSVMDVVELVEAMEEKFGVSAAAAVAVAAPAAADAAAAEEQTEFDVVLTAVGEKKVNVIKAVRAITGLGLKEAKAMVDGAPSTVKEAASKGDADEAKTQLEEAGASVELK